In the genome of Hyphobacterium sp. CCMP332, one region contains:
- a CDS encoding PASTA domain-containing protein: protein MTSNNPLIRILIHLGIVLLICAVFLVGFFYIYLPVTTKHGESITVPDLQGMQYSDAEEFLEKRNLRLEIFDSTFIVDIEPGTIISQNPAPMVNVKENRKIYITVTPKYAPKIKFPDVIDVSAEMVEKILKNNGLNLGKIRYRPDLAANAVLEAQLNGVKVEAGDSIYKGSTIDIIVGDGKGTDRFIVPKLAGLSLEEAEYTILGSGLKLGIIEYVETDTVDLGYVIRSRPSHENRQIVRLGDEINLWVSGNNVDNETFEGDSLLMDPEIE, encoded by the coding sequence ATGACAAGTAATAATCCTTTGATACGTATTTTAATTCACTTGGGAATTGTCCTGTTGATATGTGCTGTATTTTTAGTTGGTTTTTTTTACATATACCTGCCTGTAACTACAAAGCACGGTGAAAGTATTACTGTCCCCGATCTTCAGGGAATGCAATATTCGGATGCAGAAGAGTTTCTGGAGAAGCGCAATTTGAGATTGGAAATATTTGATTCCACTTTTATAGTAGATATTGAACCAGGAACAATTATTTCTCAAAATCCCGCGCCTATGGTGAATGTTAAAGAAAATCGTAAAATATATATAACAGTCACCCCAAAATACGCCCCAAAAATTAAGTTTCCAGATGTTATTGACGTTTCCGCCGAAATGGTGGAAAAAATATTGAAAAACAATGGATTAAATTTGGGTAAGATCAGATATCGGCCCGATTTGGCCGCCAATGCAGTTTTGGAAGCACAACTAAATGGTGTTAAAGTAGAAGCCGGAGATTCCATATACAAAGGAAGCACAATTGATATAATTGTTGGAGATGGAAAAGGAACCGATCGTTTTATTGTACCAAAATTGGCCGGTTTAAGTCTTGAAGAAGCAGAATATACCATTCTGGGTTCCGGTTTGAAACTTGGAATAATTGAGTACGTTGAAACAGACACTGTAGATTTGGGCTATGTCATTAGAAGTAGGCCAAGTCATGAAAACAGACAAATTGTGCGATTAGGTGATGAGATAAATTTGTGGGTTTCGGGTAATAACGTAGATAATGAAACGTTTGAAGGAGATAGCTTGTTGATGGATCCGGAGATAGAATGA
- a CDS encoding T9SS type A sorting domain-containing protein, translating to MKYHISLIFLFCSTLLFAQLEISGLHQQRLSEVQNAKRINQSADTLAIPFFDDFSQYTGNPDTLRWEPGSGAFVSIGLGIFPPSKGVLSFDGLNEFGNPYDFRSNFPKGTADVLNSAPIDLSPWGPNEDISLSFFWQQTGLGEAPDQRQGDSLIVEFKIADTDSTFKWKVVWGVEASDSLPNDTLLFAQINLEDVAYFYNSFQFRIRNRGTLSGNYDNWIIDYVVLNRNGVNGPRFPQDRTIQTDEQRVFKDYTSIPVEQINTDSLSDYFMDSSEFYVRTLLNAQSVFAVQGFITEENTNALIQDDTIIGGLINQGEIKTGISFTDKAEIDAFPIDKSQKYIFKKSYILIDHSDTIYEGIDRRVNDSTEFVGHLAEYYAYDDATPELGAGIRTPFGKVAIEYGLYAQDTMTGLDIMFIPGESSITSTQIGIRIWSDLQKDVDPIIYGQDIVGGYGQGKYSFFRVNFDSAVIVSDTIYIGWVQFDKTFLNVGYDMNNRFNEKIYTKVDPDDGWVNEADFEFPGALMIRPIFDTVNAPIAKGSQLEKKQDEETVENQYEVSIAPNPAQGFISIVGECDEYFIYDLNGRIAVNGNRLNSGDKIDLSKLPNGSYIVKFVNDGMLKNKRLQIFK from the coding sequence ATGAAATACCATATAAGCCTCATATTCCTTTTTTGCTCAACACTTCTCTTTGCCCAATTAGAAATTTCAGGCCTTCATCAACAAAGATTAAGTGAAGTTCAGAATGCCAAAAGAATCAATCAAAGCGCGGATACACTGGCTATTCCTTTTTTTGATGATTTTTCACAATATACCGGCAATCCCGATACATTACGTTGGGAACCCGGAAGTGGGGCTTTTGTAAGCATTGGTTTGGGAATATTTCCGCCAAGTAAGGGCGTATTGAGTTTTGATGGTTTGAATGAATTTGGAAACCCGTATGATTTCAGATCCAACTTTCCAAAAGGTACAGCTGATGTATTAAACTCAGCGCCCATAGACCTTTCCCCTTGGGGTCCCAATGAAGATATTTCTTTAAGTTTTTTTTGGCAGCAGACCGGATTGGGAGAAGCTCCGGACCAGAGACAGGGTGATTCCTTAATCGTTGAATTTAAAATTGCAGACACAGACAGTACTTTCAAATGGAAAGTGGTTTGGGGTGTAGAAGCTTCGGATTCCTTGCCAAATGATACATTACTCTTTGCTCAAATTAACCTGGAAGATGTTGCATATTTTTACAATTCATTTCAATTCAGAATTCGCAACAGAGGTACACTTTCAGGTAATTATGACAATTGGATTATTGATTATGTTGTTTTAAATAGAAATGGAGTCAATGGGCCTAGATTTCCACAAGATCGAACCATTCAAACCGATGAACAAAGGGTGTTTAAAGACTATACTTCCATTCCTGTTGAACAAATAAATACGGATTCGTTATCTGATTATTTTATGGATAGCAGTGAATTTTATGTTCGAACATTGTTGAATGCTCAAAGTGTTTTTGCTGTACAAGGATTCATTACTGAAGAAAATACAAATGCCCTAATTCAAGACGATACAATTATCGGTGGTTTAATAAATCAGGGTGAAATCAAAACCGGAATAAGCTTCACAGATAAGGCTGAGATTGATGCATTCCCTATTGATAAAAGTCAAAAATATATTTTCAAAAAATCCTATATTCTTATTGATCACAGCGATACTATTTATGAAGGCATAGACAGAAGAGTGAATGATTCAACAGAGTTTGTAGGACATTTGGCAGAATACTACGCCTATGATGATGCCACTCCCGAATTAGGTGCGGGTATTCGAACCCCCTTTGGTAAAGTCGCAATAGAATATGGCCTTTACGCTCAAGATACTATGACAGGCCTGGATATAATGTTTATTCCCGGTGAAAGTAGCATTACCAGTACACAAATCGGAATAAGAATATGGTCGGATTTACAAAAAGATGTTGACCCGATTATCTATGGACAAGATATAGTAGGCGGCTACGGACAGGGAAAGTACTCGTTTTTCAGAGTCAATTTTGATAGCGCTGTTATCGTTAGTGATACTATATATATTGGCTGGGTTCAATTTGACAAAACTTTCTTAAATGTTGGCTATGATATGAACAATAGATTCAATGAGAAAATTTACACCAAAGTAGATCCCGATGATGGCTGGGTTAATGAAGCGGATTTTGAATTTCCGGGGGCATTAATGATTCGGCCAATATTTGATACGGTCAATGCTCCTATTGCTAAAGGCAGCCAGTTAGAGAAAAAACAAGATGAAGAAACGGTGGAAAATCAGTACGAAGTTTCTATTGCTCCCAATCCGGCTCAGGGTTTTATAAGTATTGTTGGAGAATGTGATGAATATTTTATATATGATTTGAATGGCAGGATTGCTGTTAATGGAAACAGATTAAATAGTGGTGATAAAATCGATCTTTCAAAATTGCCAAATGGAAGCTATATTGTTAAGTTTGTGAATGATGGAATGTTGAAAAACAAACGATTACAAATATTCAAGTAA
- a CDS encoding HAD family phosphatase → MNISKNIRLILFDLGGVIIDIDWKKSVKAFAELTGRSFEELNHLMRKEELVQRIETGKMDSEGFRNWFCRVFNNDFENAEIDNAWNAMLLDIPLKRIELIKTLKENYSVMCLSNTNEIHINELNSKLSLISEFDSLENLMDKTYYSHLLKTRKPEPRAWEIILNENQLTAESVLYFDDNERNHQVAKELGFNSVLIDSDNTIEQYFNGRI, encoded by the coding sequence ATGAATATATCAAAAAACATAAGGCTTATCTTATTTGACTTAGGTGGTGTAATTATCGATATAGATTGGAAGAAATCAGTAAAGGCTTTTGCAGAATTAACCGGCAGAAGTTTTGAGGAACTAAACCATTTGATGAGAAAGGAAGAGCTTGTACAACGTATTGAAACCGGAAAGATGGACTCCGAAGGGTTTAGGAATTGGTTTTGTCGAGTTTTTAATAATGATTTCGAAAATGCTGAAATTGACAATGCCTGGAATGCTATGTTACTTGATATTCCTTTGAAGAGAATTGAATTGATCAAAACACTAAAAGAAAATTATAGCGTTATGTGTCTTTCAAATACAAATGAAATCCACATCAATGAATTAAATTCAAAATTATCATTGATCTCCGAATTTGATAGTTTAGAAAATTTGATGGATAAAACCTATTACAGCCATCTTCTTAAAACAAGAAAACCTGAACCGAGAGCCTGGGAAATAATCCTCAACGAAAATCAATTAACAGCGGAATCTGTTCTATATTTTGACGATAATGAAAGAAACCACCAGGTGGCAAAAGAATTGGGTTTTAATTCAGTTTTAATTGACTCTGACAATACAATTGAACAGTATTTTAATGGAAGAATTTAG
- a CDS encoding rhodanese-like domain-containing protein produces the protein MDINPEELNKKINLKDSEIVIIDVREDWEYEENHIAPYNIPLYSIPKRLNEFKQWKNKKIIVHCNSGKRSVQAQKFLRSQGIVNVYNLTGGLDNFYKVVKINPS, from the coding sequence ATGGATATCAATCCGGAAGAACTCAACAAGAAAATTAATCTTAAAGATTCTGAAATTGTCATTATCGATGTACGCGAAGATTGGGAGTACGAAGAAAATCATATCGCCCCTTATAATATTCCCCTCTACTCTATCCCTAAGCGTCTGAATGAATTTAAACAATGGAAAAATAAAAAAATCATCGTTCATTGTAATTCAGGCAAAAGAAGTGTTCAGGCACAAAAATTCTTGAGATCACAAGGAATTGTAAATGTTTACAATCTTACCGGTGGGCTTGACAATTTTTATAAAGTGGTAAAGATTAATCCTTCTTAG
- a CDS encoding site-2 protease family protein gives MEEFSPKTIAIHVGLFIISFITATIAGMEWVNGSLLLLSDSEREINWWSKENIYQGLRYSVVFLGVLSFHEFGHYFTARYHNIRTTLPYYIPLWLGFGLSFGSMGALIRIKQTILSRKKYFDVGIAGPLAGFVVALVVLVYGFTHLPELEYLFKYNPEYAKYGRDYAQYVYKDMDFGVFRVGKNLMFIILENLLVDDPSKIPNGYEMIHYPIIFAGYLTLFFTALNLLPIGQLDGGHITFGLFGTKNSRIISAILFIIFVFYAGLGWTTPFLPTQELLITIPLQLGLYYFIFAKVSPKRMDVILLAVGTFSIQFLLSFLIPGIEGYQGWLFFAFILGRFLGVYHPGALDQRPLSPARKLLGWICLIIFILCFTPKPFVFEIPVY, from the coding sequence ATGGAAGAATTTAGTCCAAAGACCATTGCAATTCATGTAGGTCTTTTTATAATATCATTTATTACAGCTACTATCGCAGGAATGGAATGGGTCAACGGTTCATTGCTACTTTTAAGTGATTCAGAGAGGGAAATAAACTGGTGGTCAAAAGAGAATATCTATCAGGGACTTAGGTATTCAGTAGTATTTTTGGGTGTTTTATCATTCCATGAATTCGGTCATTATTTTACCGCACGCTATCATAACATCCGAACGACTCTTCCATATTATATACCTCTTTGGTTGGGTTTTGGCCTTTCTTTTGGTTCCATGGGCGCGTTGATACGAATTAAGCAAACTATTTTATCTCGAAAAAAGTATTTTGATGTGGGAATCGCAGGACCACTGGCAGGTTTTGTTGTGGCACTTGTAGTGCTGGTTTACGGATTTACCCATTTACCGGAGCTTGAATACTTATTTAAATACAATCCTGAATATGCCAAGTACGGAAGGGATTATGCACAATATGTATACAAAGACATGGACTTTGGTGTTTTCAGGGTTGGTAAAAATCTAATGTTTATAATTCTTGAAAATTTGCTGGTAGATGATCCAAGCAAAATTCCAAACGGTTATGAAATGATTCATTACCCAATCATATTTGCCGGTTATTTAACATTGTTTTTTACTGCATTGAATCTTTTGCCCATTGGCCAATTGGATGGCGGGCATATCACTTTCGGATTATTTGGCACAAAAAACAGTCGAATTATTTCTGCAATCTTGTTTATCATTTTTGTCTTTTATGCAGGATTGGGTTGGACAACACCATTTTTACCAACACAGGAATTATTAATAACTATCCCATTACAGCTCGGACTATATTATTTCATCTTTGCCAAAGTGTCCCCAAAACGAATGGATGTTATACTTCTTGCCGTCGGGACTTTTTCAATCCAGTTTTTATTGAGTTTTTTGATTCCGGGTATTGAAGGTTATCAGGGCTGGTTGTTCTTTGCTTTTATATTGGGAAGATTTTTGGGTGTCTACCACCCCGGAGCATTGGATCAGAGGCCTTTGTCACCAGCGAGAAAATTATTAGGATGGATTTGCCTGATCATCTTTATTCTTTGCTTTACTCCCAAACCATTTGTGTTTGAAATACCTGTTTACTAA
- a CDS encoding glycosyltransferase family 2 protein, giving the protein MKKGLISILLPFKNSELYFKDCLDSIIDQSEDQWELIAINDHSEDKSMAIVQDYSYRDGRIKLLENTGKGIIDALNTAYSNSQGEFIHRMDSDDIMPKRKLEVLKNLLHKKGKGYVSTGMVKYFSEDDISDGYKKYQSWLNDINLKGIQWENIYKECVIASPAWMIYRNDFENCGAFRSELFPEDYDLVFRMHKSALKVISSPETIHLWREHKARTSRNNKHYQQKAFFNLKVHHFLKNEIRNENLIVFASGLKAKILGQILLEHKVQFEIISQNKEKSKLDIKKEIDELLKDRTNSKYIVAIESKDAKMQLKSLFSDFNKKENVDYFNFS; this is encoded by the coding sequence ATGAAGAAAGGCTTAATCAGTATTCTTCTCCCTTTCAAAAATTCAGAACTTTATTTTAAAGACTGCCTTGACAGCATAATTGACCAATCTGAAGATCAGTGGGAATTAATTGCCATAAACGATCATTCCGAAGATAAATCGATGGCAATAGTTCAGGATTACTCTTATAGGGACGGGCGAATAAAACTTCTAGAAAATACGGGAAAGGGAATCATTGACGCCTTAAATACAGCTTACTCAAATTCGCAAGGAGAATTTATCCATCGAATGGATTCTGATGACATTATGCCAAAAAGAAAGTTGGAAGTATTAAAAAATCTTTTGCACAAAAAAGGAAAAGGATATGTAAGTACAGGAATGGTAAAATATTTTTCGGAAGATGACATTTCCGATGGATACAAAAAATATCAATCATGGCTCAACGATATCAATCTAAAAGGCATTCAATGGGAAAATATATATAAGGAGTGTGTGATTGCTTCTCCGGCCTGGATGATATATCGCAATGATTTTGAAAATTGCGGAGCCTTTCGGTCAGAATTGTTTCCTGAAGATTACGATCTTGTGTTCCGCATGCATAAATCCGCATTAAAAGTTATCTCAAGCCCAGAGACTATTCATCTCTGGAGAGAACATAAAGCAAGAACAAGCCGAAACAATAAGCATTACCAGCAAAAAGCTTTTTTTAATTTGAAAGTCCATCATTTTTTAAAAAATGAGATTCGAAACGAAAACCTAATAGTGTTTGCAAGTGGTCTAAAAGCCAAAATATTGGGCCAAATTTTATTAGAGCATAAAGTTCAGTTTGAAATAATTAGCCAAAACAAGGAGAAATCGAAATTGGATATAAAAAAGGAGATTGATGAACTTTTGAAAGACAGAACAAATTCAAAATATATAGTTGCCATCGAAAGTAAGGATGCCAAAATGCAATTAAAAAGTCTGTTTTCAGATTTTAACAAAAAAGAAAATGTCGATTACTTTAATTTTAGTTAA
- a CDS encoding D-alanine--D-alanine ligase, translated as MKIGIFFGGQSREREVSFAGGRTVFDNLDKNLFEVVPIFVDSLGNFILLDWQHIYKGTIRDFYPPSQFDYKSKHPFQIYIESLDFNESSIEEVIGSVGKKIQPEDFKSLFEFAFLALHGPQGRTGAIQGLLEWYQIPYSGSGLLPSSIGINKIVQKRIFQDSQELHPRHAIIDKANWDKTKRKELFKKITREIGKDIVVKAPHQGSSIGVSILKNAEFSQFEIAVEKALFREKFILGKYKSLSEEEKVRTINAIADIRTGIGFPLKIVDKIIIHPEELFEYLNSSPETELLLESLISEDSILVESFIDGEEFSCIVIEDENSRAIALPPTQILKPSDIYDYRAKYLPGISRKITPIDLPVNQIQAIRKACEKLYTNLNCDVYARLDGFISEKGIYLNDPNTTSGMLPSSFFFHQAAEIGLNPSQFLTFIIRTSLRSRLKTGKLPIHYYNLLQNLDDKIAKFNREEQKKEKVAVIMGGFSSERHISVESGRNIYEKLSSSKEHLPSPLFLTGNLDNHELYEIPINIMLKDNADDIRDKILNFKIHPILDEIKKECKAITDKYTGNLISEPIKINYDELALKFNSVFIALHGRPGEDGTVQRELAKRNVPYNGSQPDSSEITINKFQTNEILKDKGFYVAEHRFVLKNDWQKNQEDFILSVEKEFEYPFIAKPADDGCSSAVTKIKNRSMLNAYSLLIFRDSDILDHKACEVLGISVKEEFPAKQGFVIETLITMGDADHFLEITGGLLTHHDQNGNTIIEMFEPSEALATGDVLSLEEKFLAGEGQNITPARFDRNPKLNKSISDKVKEVLKQVAETLDIQGYARIDAFVKIYKPDKVKVYIIEINSLPGMTPATCIFHQSAISKYTPLAFISEILKYGKNRNKNLS; from the coding sequence ATGAAAATTGGAATTTTCTTCGGAGGACAATCCCGTGAGAGAGAAGTATCTTTTGCTGGCGGGAGAACGGTATTCGATAATCTCGATAAGAATTTATTTGAGGTCGTTCCGATATTTGTGGACAGCCTTGGTAATTTTATATTGCTTGATTGGCAACACATTTATAAAGGCACCATTCGGGATTTTTACCCGCCATCACAATTTGATTATAAAAGCAAGCATCCTTTTCAGATTTATATAGAGTCTCTTGATTTTAATGAATCCTCAATTGAAGAAGTCATAGGATCAGTTGGAAAGAAAATACAACCTGAGGATTTTAAATCATTATTCGAATTTGCTTTTCTAGCATTGCATGGGCCTCAGGGGAGGACCGGTGCGATCCAGGGATTGCTTGAATGGTATCAAATACCATATTCGGGTTCAGGGCTTCTGCCCTCATCCATTGGCATCAATAAAATTGTTCAGAAACGAATTTTTCAGGATTCTCAGGAATTACATCCAAGACATGCCATAATTGATAAAGCGAATTGGGATAAGACAAAACGAAAAGAACTATTTAAAAAAATTACCCGGGAAATAGGAAAGGACATTGTGGTAAAGGCACCACATCAGGGATCTAGCATTGGAGTTTCAATATTAAAAAATGCAGAATTTTCTCAATTTGAAATTGCAGTTGAAAAAGCCTTATTCAGAGAAAAATTTATTCTCGGGAAATATAAAAGCCTTAGCGAAGAGGAAAAAGTAAGAACTATCAATGCGATAGCTGACATCCGAACGGGAATAGGATTTCCATTAAAAATAGTTGATAAAATAATTATTCACCCGGAAGAGTTATTTGAATATCTGAATTCGAGTCCTGAAACTGAACTTCTTCTTGAAAGTCTAATTTCTGAAGATAGCATTCTTGTTGAATCCTTTATCGACGGAGAGGAGTTCAGTTGCATTGTAATTGAAGATGAAAACAGTAGGGCAATTGCCTTACCTCCTACTCAGATTTTAAAACCGAGCGATATATATGATTATCGGGCAAAATATCTACCGGGAATAAGTCGGAAGATTACCCCAATTGATCTTCCTGTCAATCAAATTCAAGCTATTAGGAAAGCCTGTGAAAAGTTGTACACCAACTTAAATTGTGATGTCTATGCACGATTGGATGGCTTCATCTCCGAGAAAGGTATTTATCTGAATGACCCCAATACTACTTCGGGAATGCTTCCTTCCTCATTCTTTTTTCATCAGGCGGCAGAAATAGGACTTAACCCATCTCAATTCCTTACATTTATTATACGAACTTCCCTTAGATCCAGATTAAAAACAGGAAAACTTCCCATCCACTATTATAATCTTTTGCAAAACCTGGATGATAAAATTGCCAAATTCAATCGCGAAGAACAAAAAAAGGAAAAGGTTGCAGTTATAATGGGTGGTTTTTCATCTGAACGACATATTTCTGTGGAAAGTGGAAGGAATATTTACGAAAAGCTATCATCGTCAAAGGAGCATTTGCCTTCTCCTCTATTCCTGACAGGTAATTTGGACAATCACGAACTTTATGAAATCCCGATTAACATTATGCTCAAGGATAATGCTGATGATATCAGGGATAAAATATTGAATTTCAAGATTCACCCCATACTTGATGAAATAAAAAAAGAATGCAAAGCCATTACGGATAAATACACCGGTAACTTAATTAGCGAGCCAATAAAAATTAATTACGATGAATTGGCTTTAAAATTTAATTCCGTTTTCATAGCCTTGCACGGACGCCCGGGTGAAGACGGCACAGTTCAAAGAGAACTTGCAAAAAGAAATGTCCCTTATAATGGTTCACAACCTGATAGTTCAGAAATAACTATTAATAAATTTCAAACCAATGAAATTTTAAAGGATAAAGGTTTTTACGTTGCGGAACATCGATTTGTATTAAAAAATGATTGGCAAAAAAATCAGGAGGATTTCATATTATCCGTTGAAAAAGAATTTGAATACCCATTTATTGCCAAGCCTGCAGATGACGGTTGTAGCTCGGCAGTTACTAAAATAAAGAACCGATCAATGCTGAATGCTTATTCCTTATTGATCTTTAGGGATTCTGATATCCTGGATCATAAGGCATGTGAGGTTTTGGGGATAAGTGTAAAAGAAGAATTTCCTGCAAAACAGGGATTTGTGATTGAAACGCTGATTACAATGGGAGATGCTGACCATTTTCTCGAAATTACAGGAGGACTTCTTACTCATCATGATCAAAATGGCAATACCATCATCGAGATGTTTGAACCATCAGAAGCATTGGCCACCGGGGATGTTTTAAGTCTGGAAGAAAAATTTCTGGCAGGGGAAGGACAAAACATTACTCCTGCGCGTTTCGATAGAAATCCTAAATTAAATAAAAGTATTTCAGATAAAGTAAAAGAAGTTTTAAAGCAAGTGGCTGAAACTCTTGACATCCAGGGCTATGCCAGAATAGATGCTTTTGTGAAAATTTACAAACCAGATAAAGTCAAAGTATATATCATTGAAATTAATTCATTGCCCGGAATGACCCCTGCCACTTGTATTTTCCATCAAAGTGCAATAAGTAAATACACTCCGCTTGCGTTTATAAGTGAAATTTTAAAATACGGTAAGAACAGGAATAAAAATTTATCTTAA
- a CDS encoding DinB family protein yields MDALHIIEQLDKNQGLFKSLFASISGDLVHWRPSPEKWNLVEIVCHLCDEEREDFRARLESILENPNNPFTPIDPQNWVKERNYDKQDFKLKAKEFLSERKQSIDWLRAIKNPKWTNTYKHPKLGDMSAWYVLNNWLAHDYLHTRQIIRYKYQYIENNYHPDLNYAGNW; encoded by the coding sequence ATGGACGCATTACATATCATTGAGCAATTGGATAAAAATCAAGGATTATTTAAAAGCCTTTTCGCTTCTATTTCCGGTGATTTGGTGCATTGGCGACCATCTCCGGAAAAATGGAACCTGGTTGAAATAGTCTGTCATTTATGCGATGAAGAAAGAGAAGATTTTCGTGCGAGATTAGAAAGCATACTTGAGAATCCAAACAATCCATTTACTCCGATAGATCCTCAAAACTGGGTTAAAGAAAGAAATTATGATAAACAGGATTTTAAATTAAAAGCAAAGGAATTTTTATCCGAAAGAAAACAATCAATCGATTGGCTAAGAGCCATTAAAAATCCGAAATGGACAAATACCTATAAACACCCTAAACTTGGAGATATGAGTGCCTGGTATGTATTAAATAACTGGCTCGCTCATGATTACTTACATACTCGACAGATCATAAGGTATAAATATCAATATATAGAGAATAATTACCACCCCGATTTAAATTATGCTGGTAACTGGTAA
- a CDS encoding choice-of-anchor B family protein: MTRLISLIFLVGFSVSSFAQQGMNMTELSVFFPSNLTPGNSQFNDCWGYAAPDGREYGILGHAAGTYFADITDPANPVEIDYFPGGNSTIWRDYKTYKHYAFGVSDGFGGGSLQIWDLQYLPDSIVEVYNSTAFSSNVHNIFVNDDRLYLVSNNRGGSSFPLDILCIEDPENPYLIGGIRNGVNVPSPLSSHDAFVRGDTVYLSAAGDGLQVFDFADAENPVFIGSIENYPGKGYNHSSWMSTDGMHMVMADETGGSPLKIIDISDLSNIQTVSTFPANPPSNLIPHNPFVKNCIAFVSYYHLGVQVYDISVPASPTQVAYFDTDTTTSGGFDGCWGVYPYLPSGNIIASDQKKGLYVLSYDSTFPCAPGIYDDVYEVDTSKYCEDTTTSPVSLRELTAESISIFPNPTEGVFHLISDQNIITEVVVYDVRGKAILRRNLVSFERDIILDLTNEESGVYFVNVHSNGGQKRLKLFKK, translated from the coding sequence ATGACAAGATTAATAAGCTTAATATTTCTAGTAGGATTCTCAGTGAGTAGTTTTGCTCAACAGGGTATGAACATGACGGAGTTATCCGTGTTCTTTCCATCAAATTTAACACCCGGAAACAGTCAGTTTAATGATTGTTGGGGATACGCAGCACCTGATGGTCGCGAATATGGAATTTTGGGCCATGCTGCAGGAACTTATTTCGCAGATATTACAGATCCAGCCAATCCGGTGGAAATTGATTATTTTCCAGGCGGTAACTCTACCATTTGGAGAGATTACAAAACCTATAAACATTATGCCTTTGGAGTTTCCGATGGTTTTGGAGGGGGCTCTCTTCAAATTTGGGATCTTCAATATCTTCCCGATTCAATAGTTGAGGTTTACAATTCCACAGCATTTTCCTCAAATGTGCACAATATTTTCGTAAATGATGATCGCTTGTATTTAGTAAGCAATAATAGAGGTGGTTCTTCTTTTCCATTGGACATTCTGTGTATTGAAGACCCTGAAAATCCCTATTTAATTGGAGGAATTAGAAACGGCGTCAATGTGCCTTCTCCTTTGAGTTCTCACGATGCTTTTGTAAGAGGCGATACAGTTTATTTATCAGCAGCAGGCGATGGTTTGCAGGTCTTTGATTTTGCAGATGCTGAAAACCCAGTATTTATAGGTTCTATAGAAAATTATCCGGGAAAAGGATATAATCATTCATCATGGATGAGTACGGACGGCATGCACATGGTAATGGCCGACGAAACCGGAGGCAGTCCTTTGAAAATTATTGATATCAGTGATCTCAGCAATATTCAAACCGTAAGCACTTTCCCGGCCAACCCGCCAAGCAATCTCATTCCTCATAATCCATTTGTGAAAAATTGCATTGCTTTTGTTTCGTATTATCACCTTGGTGTCCAGGTTTATGATATTTCTGTTCCGGCGAGTCCAACTCAAGTTGCCTATTTTGATACCGACACGACTACCAGCGGTGGATTTGACGGATGTTGGGGAGTATATCCATATTTGCCATCGGGAAATATTATTGCTTCCGATCAAAAGAAGGGGCTATATGTTTTGAGTTATGACAGTACTTTTCCATGTGCACCTGGAATCTACGATGATGTTTATGAAGTAGATACAAGTAAATATTGCGAAGACACCACTACTAGCCCTGTGTCATTGAGGGAATTAACAGCCGAAAGTATCAGTATTTTTCCTAACCCTACGGAGGGTGTTTTTCATCTTATATCAGATCAAAATATTATTACTGAAGTTGTAGTTTACGATGTCCGAGGTAAAGCTATTCTTAGGAGGAATTTAGTCAGTTTTGAACGTGATATAATTCTGGACTTGACCAATGAGGAGTCTGGCGTCTACTTTGTCAATGTCCATTCAAATGGGGGGCAAAAAAGACTCAAGCTCTTTAAAAAATAA